In the genome of Methanobrevibacter thaueri, one region contains:
- a CDS encoding zinc-ribbon domain-containing protein, producing MFCKNCGEENPENAVYCRNCGTKLIEEVKKTEVIETPPTHNNQNTSNTNTNSSSSGSSDWIGCCLCLVAIFIIFAIFGGL from the coding sequence ATGTTTTGTAAAAACTGTGGAGAAGAAAATCCGGAAAATGCAGTCTATTGTAGAAACTGCGGAACAAAATTAATAGAAGAAGTGAAAAAAACAGAGGTAATCGAGACCCCTCCAACACATAACAACCAAAATACTTCAAATACAAACACAAATTCATCATCCAGCGGTAGTTCAGACTGGATAGGGTGCTGTCTATGTTTAGTTGCTATATTTATAATTTTTGCAATATTTGGAGGATTATAA
- the argF gene encoding ornithine carbamoyltransferase yields MSSLLSVSDIKDDVKYILDLASKIKAGEMEEKPLEGKTLAMIFQKSSTRTRVSFDVGMYQLGGRAIFLSSNDLQMGRGEPISDTAKVLSRFVDGIMIRAIKHSDVEELAKHADVPVINGLTDLEHPCQALADMLTIKEHLGDWEGKKICFVGDGNNVSNSLLLIAPLLGMDMSLACPKGYEPNEDILKTAQEYADDNNTEITITDDIGLALQNVDAVFTDVWVSMGDEAEAKQREIDFAPFQVNSDLMSLANDGAIFMHCLPAIRGQEVTAEVIDGPQSVIYDEAENRMHAQKAVLYYYMKD; encoded by the coding sequence ATGAGCAGTTTGTTGTCTGTTAGCGATATTAAGGATGATGTTAAATACATTTTGGATTTAGCCAGTAAAATTAAAGCGGGAGAAATGGAAGAAAAGCCTCTTGAAGGCAAAACATTGGCAATGATTTTTCAAAAGTCATCTACTCGTACCAGAGTTTCATTTGACGTTGGAATGTATCAACTGGGTGGAAGAGCAATCTTTTTGTCATCCAATGATTTGCAAATGGGTAGAGGTGAACCGATTTCTGACACCGCTAAGGTCTTAAGCCGTTTCGTTGACGGAATAATGATTCGTGCAATTAAACACTCTGATGTTGAGGAGTTAGCTAAACATGCTGACGTGCCTGTCATTAACGGATTGACTGACTTGGAACATCCTTGCCAAGCGTTGGCCGACATGTTAACAATAAAAGAACATTTGGGCGATTGGGAAGGCAAAAAGATCTGCTTCGTTGGTGATGGAAACAATGTATCAAATTCCCTATTATTAATTGCTCCATTGCTCGGAATGGACATGTCCCTGGCTTGCCCTAAAGGATATGAGCCAAATGAAGACATTTTAAAAACTGCTCAAGAGTATGCTGACGATAACAACACCGAAATAACAATAACTGATGATATCGGTTTGGCCTTGCAAAATGTTGATGCGGTTTTCACTGACGTATGGGTTAGTATGGGTGATGAAGCCGAAGCAAAACAAAGAGAAATAGATTTTGCACCATTCCAAGTTAACTCCGATTTGATGAGCCTTGCTAATGATGGGGCCATTTTCATGCACTGCCTGCCTGCCATCAGGGGTCAGGAAGTTACAGCAGAAGTCATTGACGGACCACAATCTGTGATTTATGACGAGGCTGAAAACAGGATGCATGCCCAAAAGGCCGTTTTATATTATTATATGAAGGATTAG
- a CDS encoding TMEM175 family protein, whose product MFISEEDIKDPVDFEDLKGELSDALWNLTDDLDDETLQKINDLKEDIQEKYSNTAVEEKLDDIKMSYYEKLKRSFEKDMDVDPGRILGLTDGIFGMVMTLLVFGIALPEIVISSSADFASFLQSITPTIGITLVSFILVSSFWLYHHEFMKITNLNIPYLWLSIFYLASISFIPFSTSVVGNYSQFFLANVVLGINILLTIIFFLLMFRYASNRGFLENKPSDSEKKYIYNTFYIIMGLTVLINLLDYNISNNFIYLYFLVPVISTLRDIKFKMDP is encoded by the coding sequence ATGTTTATTTCTGAAGAGGATATTAAAGACCCAGTAGATTTTGAAGATTTAAAAGGAGAGCTCAGCGATGCCCTTTGGAATTTAACCGATGATTTGGATGATGAGACTCTTCAAAAAATCAATGACCTTAAAGAGGATATTCAAGAAAAATACTCCAATACGGCTGTTGAGGAAAAGTTGGACGACATCAAAATGAGTTATTACGAAAAGCTCAAACGGTCATTTGAAAAAGACATGGATGTTGATCCCGGTAGAATACTCGGCTTGACTGACGGTATTTTCGGAATGGTAATGACTCTTTTGGTTTTCGGTATCGCATTGCCTGAGATAGTCATATCCTCCTCAGCGGACTTTGCATCATTTCTCCAGTCAATAACTCCAACAATCGGAATCACTCTTGTCAGTTTTATATTGGTCAGCTCATTCTGGCTGTATCACCACGAATTCATGAAAATCACCAATTTGAACATTCCTTATTTGTGGCTAAGTATATTTTATCTGGCTTCAATTTCATTCATTCCGTTTTCAACCTCGGTTGTAGGAAATTACTCCCAATTTTTCCTGGCCAATGTGGTTCTTGGAATAAATATACTGTTAACAATTATTTTCTTCCTGTTAATGTTCAGATATGCTTCAAACAGGGGATTTTTAGAAAACAAACCTTCAGATAGTGAGAAAAAATATATTTACAACACATTTTACATTATAATGGGGCTTACAGTCCTTATAAACCTTCTAGATTACAATATATCAAACAATTTCATTTATCTGTATTTTTTGGTCCCTGTAATTTCCACTCTTAGAGATATTAAATTTAAAATGGACCCATAG
- the purD gene encoding phosphoribosylamine--glycine ligase, with the protein MKVLVVGTGAREHAIADGLKDDVELYCYMSKVNPGMSKIAEFKQGDEGEVEKVAEYAVEKGIDIAFIGPEAPLGKGIVDELEKNGIKCVGPTQSAARIETDKSFMRKLFEDYEIEGSLIYKVFDNSEDVSAFLDEFDQDVVVKPVGLTGGKGVKIVGDHLKDNEEAKEYSCEVIDNVMGGFAQVIIEERLIGEEFTIQAFCDGENLAPMPAAQDHPHAFEGDVGAITGGMGSYSDVGGLLPFLTQEDYDKAVEIMQATIEAIAKEAEPYKGILYGQFMLTANGPKLIEYNARFGDPEAMNVLPLLKTPLIDVCQAIVDGTLDKVEFEDKASVCKYIVPDGYPETQYAGELIEVDEQAIEEMGAKVFYAAVSAEDDGIHLSGSRALGIVASGDSIEEAEKIAEKACGFVKGNVYHRRDVGTTELVNKRVEHMKEILN; encoded by the coding sequence ATGAAGGTTTTAGTTGTTGGAACTGGTGCCCGTGAACATGCTATCGCTGATGGTTTAAAAGATGATGTTGAATTGTATTGCTACATGAGTAAAGTCAACCCTGGAATGTCAAAAATTGCTGAATTCAAGCAAGGAGATGAGGGTGAAGTTGAAAAGGTAGCCGAATATGCCGTTGAAAAGGGTATAGACATTGCATTTATAGGTCCTGAAGCTCCACTCGGAAAAGGAATAGTCGATGAGCTTGAAAAAAATGGAATCAAATGTGTGGGACCAACCCAAAGTGCGGCAAGAATTGAAACTGACAAATCATTCATGAGAAAACTCTTTGAGGACTATGAAATCGAAGGGTCATTAATCTATAAGGTATTTGACAATTCAGAAGACGTATCAGCATTCCTGGATGAATTCGATCAGGATGTTGTAGTAAAGCCTGTAGGATTAACAGGTGGTAAAGGGGTAAAAATCGTCGGAGACCATCTTAAAGATAATGAGGAAGCAAAGGAATACTCATGTGAAGTTATTGACAATGTGATGGGTGGATTTGCCCAAGTAATCATTGAAGAAAGATTGATAGGTGAGGAATTCACTATCCAAGCGTTCTGTGACGGTGAAAACTTGGCACCAATGCCTGCAGCACAGGACCATCCTCATGCATTTGAAGGAGATGTCGGCGCAATCACCGGTGGAATGGGTTCATACTCTGATGTAGGTGGATTATTGCCATTCTTAACTCAGGAAGATTATGATAAAGCGGTTGAAATCATGCAGGCAACCATTGAAGCAATTGCTAAGGAAGCAGAACCTTACAAAGGAATTTTATATGGTCAATTCATGCTGACAGCTAACGGACCTAAACTCATTGAATATAATGCAAGATTCGGCGATCCTGAAGCAATGAACGTTTTACCTTTACTTAAAACTCCATTAATTGATGTTTGCCAAGCTATTGTCGACGGCACTCTTGATAAGGTAGAATTCGAGGACAAGGCTAGCGTATGTAAATACATCGTGCCTGACGGATATCCTGAAACCCAATATGCTGGCGAGTTAATCGAAGTCGATGAACAGGCAATTGAGGAAATGGGCGCAAAGGTCTTCTATGCGGCTGTTTCAGCTGAAGATGATGGAATCCACTTGTCTGGCTCAAGAGCTTTGGGTATAGTGGCCAGTGGTGACAGCATCGAGGAAGCTGAAAAGATAGCTGAAAAGGCATGCGGATTTGTTAAGGGTAATGTTTACCACAGAAGAGATGTGGGAACAACAGAACTTGTGAATAAGCGTGTGGAACACATGAAAGAAATTTTAAACTAA
- a CDS encoding Ig-like domain-containing protein, with amino-acid sequence MRNNNIIIIALIVIVLIVLGVFVFTHLPSASHDGKMNTQIDFLSQSTLKNGEAVQFLLKDEQNNALGTQNITITFVENGVNQTYSVITDNEGKASLVLNNENPGSYDVIVSYNGTAKYNGCSAKQTINVEEGAAETTEASNSGSQPATQSNSSAGTSMYNNGNSSSAQLYYDSQYNFYYDQNGIIRGGQNNGYSADYIRDIYESGNMVDEEGNLQ; translated from the coding sequence ATGAGAAATAATAACATTATAATTATAGCATTGATTGTTATTGTCTTAATAGTCTTAGGTGTTTTTGTATTTACCCACTTGCCATCAGCAAGCCATGACGGTAAAATGAATACCCAAATAGACTTTTTAAGCCAAAGCACATTGAAAAATGGTGAAGCAGTGCAATTCTTACTTAAAGACGAACAGAATAACGCATTAGGAACTCAAAACATTACTATTACTTTTGTAGAAAACGGTGTCAACCAAACCTACTCTGTCATTACAGATAATGAAGGTAAAGCATCACTTGTTTTAAACAATGAAAATCCAGGAAGCTATGATGTAATCGTTTCATATAACGGAACCGCAAAATACAACGGATGCAGCGCAAAACAAACAATTAACGTTGAAGAGGGAGCAGCTGAAACTACAGAAGCTTCAAATTCCGGTTCTCAACCTGCTACACAAAGCAACTCAAGCGCAGGTACATCAATGTATAATAATGGAAACTCCTCAAGCGCTCAATTATACTATGACAGCCAATACAATTTCTATTATGATCAAAATGGTATAATTCGTGGCGGACAAAATAACGGATACTCCGCAGACTACATTAGAGACATCTATGAGTCTGGAAACATGGTTGACGAAGAGGGTAACTTACAATAA
- a CDS encoding MATE family efflux transporter encodes MEKNENVEMITGDPKKAINKLSIPIIASMFLIFANNIIDSIWVAGLGAEPLAALGYVTPLFMIMVGFGNGLGAGGNSLISRYIGAEDKHSANNAAIHNLILSFIVSIIITVIFLTFLKPLLVLMGASSVLDYAMEYAFIIFAWTFGLLVPPIVGGAFRAEGDIKRATVPIALAAIINMILDPIFIYVLNMGIAGAAWATAIGPFISLLLMFYWIFVKKDTYLSYSRKDFHNNFKMYKDILVVGIPASLEQLVLSVLTIFVNYMLTIVSGPTSVAVYTAGWRIVNIGMLPAIGIGTAAISVAGVAYGARKYENLRVTARYAVKVALIASIIVCIILYVFANQIALIFSYSENSAGLAPMIAGFLQIMCLFILYVPFGASAGNVFQGVGKGTISFFLTTFREFILVLIFAYLLGFTFHMGEFGIYCGMLLGGGIGSLICYACIELYINKLIRGREHAV; translated from the coding sequence ATGGAAAAAAATGAAAATGTAGAAATGATAACAGGTGACCCTAAAAAGGCGATAAACAAACTATCAATCCCAATTATAGCCAGTATGTTTTTGATATTCGCAAATAACATTATTGACAGCATATGGGTTGCGGGACTTGGGGCAGAACCCCTGGCCGCACTGGGATATGTCACACCCCTGTTCATGATAATGGTCGGATTCGGAAACGGACTAGGAGCCGGTGGTAACTCACTTATATCAAGATACATTGGAGCTGAAGACAAGCATTCAGCAAACAATGCTGCAATACATAACCTGATTTTGAGTTTTATAGTCTCAATAATCATTACTGTCATATTCCTGACATTCCTTAAGCCATTGCTTGTCCTAATGGGCGCATCATCCGTCTTGGATTATGCAATGGAATACGCTTTCATCATATTCGCATGGACATTTGGACTTTTGGTTCCTCCAATTGTCGGAGGGGCATTCAGGGCTGAAGGAGATATCAAAAGAGCCACAGTCCCAATAGCACTGGCTGCGATAATAAACATGATTTTGGATCCTATCTTCATTTATGTGCTGAACATGGGAATTGCAGGGGCAGCTTGGGCAACAGCAATCGGACCATTCATAAGCCTACTGTTAATGTTCTACTGGATATTCGTTAAAAAAGACACCTACCTTTCTTACAGCAGGAAAGACTTCCATAACAACTTCAAAATGTATAAGGATATCCTAGTGGTAGGTATTCCGGCAAGTCTCGAACAGCTGGTATTGTCCGTCCTTACAATATTCGTAAACTACATGCTCACAATAGTGTCCGGACCGACCTCAGTGGCCGTCTATACCGCAGGATGGAGAATAGTGAACATCGGAATGCTTCCGGCAATAGGAATCGGAACCGCCGCAATATCAGTTGCCGGAGTGGCATATGGAGCTCGCAAATACGAAAACCTAAGGGTGACCGCAAGATATGCGGTGAAAGTGGCTCTAATAGCATCAATAATCGTCTGCATAATTCTATATGTATTTGCAAACCAAATCGCATTGATATTTTCATATTCAGAAAACAGTGCAGGACTGGCACCCATGATAGCCGGTTTCCTACAGATAATGTGCCTGTTCATCCTATACGTGCCGTTTGGTGCAAGTGCAGGTAACGTGTTCCAGGGAGTTGGAAAAGGAACAATATCATTTTTCCTAACAACATTCAGGGAATTCATACTTGTGCTTATATTTGCATACCTTTTGGGATTCACATTCCACATGGGAGAATTCGGAATATACTGCGGAATGCTCCTTGGAGGGGGAATAGGTTCCCTGATATGTTATGCATGCATTGAACTGTACATCAACAAGCTGATAAGGGGTAGGGAACATGCCGTTTGA
- a CDS encoding MarR family winged helix-turn-helix transcriptional regulator, which yields MPFDKDIPTSPLVSLLHRKQTAFLNNRLKDVDLSSGLYPLLVKSYKNEGISQEELADALHINESTVTRNLEKLENKGLITKTPQKRKKIINVTAEGAKIAQTVMDYDDEWDEKIRNSLSDEEYGDFRKSLIKICEDLI from the coding sequence ATGCCGTTTGATAAGGATATACCGACATCCCCATTGGTTTCACTGCTTCACAGGAAGCAAACAGCATTTCTAAACAACAGGCTAAAGGACGTTGACTTGAGTTCAGGATTATACCCGTTATTGGTAAAATCCTATAAGAACGAGGGAATAAGCCAGGAGGAACTGGCCGACGCCCTGCACATCAACGAAAGTACAGTGACAAGAAACCTCGAAAAGCTTGAAAATAAGGGATTGATAACCAAAACCCCACAGAAAAGGAAAAAGATTATAAATGTAACAGCTGAAGGGGCCAAAATAGCCCAAACTGTTATGGACTATGATGATGAGTGGGATGAAAAGATAAGAAATTCCTTAAGCGATGAGGAATATGGCGATTTCAGAAAATCACTTATAAAAATCTGTGAGGATTTAATATGA
- a CDS encoding nitroreductase, which yields MNETIENLKSRRSIRKFKDEQITDEELKTILEAGTYAPTGRGAQSPKIVVIQNPETIKEFSAWNRSFFPTEVPEDLDPFYGGKTLLIVLANTEWPTWKEDGSSVLAVLVNAAHAVGLGSCWIHRAYDEFHSEKGKELLKEWGIPESYEGVGHVVLGYPDMDAPEPLPRKEDYIHFVD from the coding sequence ATGAACGAAACTATAGAAAACCTAAAAAGCAGAAGAAGTATCAGAAAATTCAAGGACGAACAGATAACAGACGAGGAACTGAAAACAATCCTAGAGGCAGGAACCTATGCGCCAACCGGAAGAGGTGCCCAATCACCAAAGATTGTTGTAATCCAAAATCCTGAAACAATCAAAGAATTCTCAGCATGGAACAGAAGCTTCTTCCCAACAGAAGTGCCGGAAGACTTGGATCCGTTTTATGGCGGTAAAACATTGCTCATTGTTTTGGCAAATACCGAATGGCCAACCTGGAAGGAAGACGGTTCAAGCGTATTGGCGGTTCTCGTTAACGCAGCACATGCCGTTGGTCTCGGATCATGCTGGATACACAGGGCATACGACGAATTCCATAGCGAAAAGGGAAAAGAGCTATTGAAAGAATGGGGAATTCCTGAAAGTTATGAGGGAGTAGGCCACGTTGTGTTGGGATATCCTGACATGGACGCTCCGGAACCATTGCCTAGAAAAGAAGACTACATCCACTTTGTGGATTAA
- the argS gene encoding arginine--tRNA ligase: MYFEIEKQAIDAINKALDQYDVEIDRDFKLEFPPNPKLGDLASTIAFALTKKLRTSPPEVAKELVEKIEVPEIFSKVQNFGPYVNFFIDYDKFSKLLLQKVDENYGQLPEYDEKIILEHTSANPNGPLHIGHIRNSIFGDSLARLLKLAGRDVETQYYVNDMGRQIAIIVCGITECGLKIEDYEGEKLDHKIGKLYYDANKAVEEDENLANKVDELIQKYEEGEDEELNAIFEQVVSSCLSGMKETLQRININHDDFVWEGQFIRSGEVDDLVKYIQREGFTREDDVLYIDLTDFNIEKEFVLRRSNGTSLYSTRDLAYHKYKATLGDTVLDILGSDHKLAAKQIKVIFEEIFRQTPPEVIFYEFITLPEGSMSTRRGKFVSVDDLIDEAVKRATDEIKSRNPDLTDDEIAPMAEDIGIGAVRFFIAKLSPEKHLTFKWDEALSFERGCASIQYAHARACKLLKKSGKDISSLTVSDEWSPDEAEQDLIRQIAKFPQVVEDCANKKRVHNITQYAQDLAGSFNKFYKTEQVIGSDVEDTRLILVDRAKITIKNALDILGVSAPEKM, encoded by the coding sequence ATGTATTTTGAAATTGAAAAACAAGCTATTGATGCCATCAATAAGGCATTAGATCAATATGATGTTGAAATTGATAGGGATTTTAAACTGGAATTTCCTCCTAATCCTAAATTAGGGGATCTTGCAAGTACTATCGCTTTTGCACTTACTAAAAAGTTGAGAACTTCACCTCCTGAAGTTGCAAAGGAACTAGTCGAAAAGATTGAAGTTCCGGAAATCTTCTCTAAAGTTCAAAACTTTGGACCTTATGTCAATTTCTTCATAGATTATGACAAGTTCTCAAAATTGTTGTTGCAAAAGGTTGACGAGAACTACGGTCAGCTTCCGGAATATGACGAAAAGATTATTTTGGAACACACTTCAGCAAATCCGAATGGTCCATTGCACATCGGACACATCAGAAACTCCATTTTCGGTGATTCCCTTGCAAGGCTTTTGAAACTTGCAGGAAGGGACGTCGAAACCCAATATTATGTTAACGATATGGGAAGGCAGATTGCAATCATCGTGTGCGGCATAACCGAATGTGGCCTAAAGATTGAGGATTATGAAGGTGAGAAATTAGACCACAAAATCGGAAAGCTATACTATGATGCCAACAAGGCTGTTGAAGAGGATGAAAATTTAGCAAACAAGGTAGATGAATTAATTCAAAAATATGAAGAAGGCGAAGACGAGGAATTAAATGCAATCTTCGAGCAAGTAGTTTCAAGTTGTCTTTCCGGAATGAAGGAAACACTTCAAAGAATTAATATAAATCACGATGATTTTGTATGGGAAGGACAGTTCATAAGAAGCGGTGAAGTCGACGACCTTGTAAAATATATCCAAAGGGAAGGGTTCACCCGTGAGGATGATGTTCTCTACATCGATCTCACAGACTTCAACATTGAAAAGGAATTTGTATTGCGCCGTTCAAACGGCACATCACTTTATTCAACTCGTGATTTGGCTTACCACAAATACAAAGCCACTTTGGGAGATACAGTACTTGACATTTTAGGCTCAGACCATAAGTTGGCCGCAAAACAAATCAAGGTAATATTTGAAGAGATATTCAGACAGACACCTCCTGAAGTAATATTCTACGAGTTCATCACATTGCCTGAAGGATCAATGTCAACAAGAAGAGGTAAATTCGTATCTGTTGATGATTTGATTGATGAGGCCGTCAAAAGGGCAACCGATGAAATCAAGTCAAGAAACCCTGACTTGACCGATGATGAAATCGCTCCTATGGCAGAGGATATCGGTATCGGTGCCGTAAGATTCTTCATTGCAAAACTGTCCCCTGAAAAGCACTTGACATTCAAGTGGGATGAGGCATTAAGCTTTGAAAGAGGCTGCGCATCCATCCAATATGCACATGCAAGGGCATGCAAATTGCTTAAGAAATCAGGCAAGGACATTAGCTCATTAACAGTCAGCGATGAATGGAGTCCTGACGAGGCGGAACAAGACTTGATTCGCCAAATCGCTAAATTCCCACAGGTGGTTGAAGATTGTGCTAACAAAAAGAGGGTTCACAATATCACACAATACGCACAGGATTTGGCAGGCTCATTCAACAAGTTCTACAAAACAGAACAGGTAATTGGTTCTGATGTGGAAGATACCAGACTGATTTTGGTTGATAGAGCAAAAATAACTATTAAAAACGCTTTAGACATTTTAGGTGTAAGTGCACCTGAAAAAATGTAG
- a CDS encoding signal peptidase I, whose product MEIDWKEVASYAIILIIVLIAAQHLNVVVSGSMEPAFYRGDIVMVQKANFFGIDEFNPEEVQVGDVVVYDAAWYDQPVIHRVINITDINGTTMYVIKGDNNDRADPYYVKASQIQEKVVTLGDNLVVIPKIGYLSLWLRGL is encoded by the coding sequence ATGGAAATCGATTGGAAAGAAGTTGCATCCTATGCAATAATTCTTATTATTGTCTTGATTGCCGCACAACACTTGAATGTGGTTGTTTCAGGAAGTATGGAACCTGCATTTTACAGGGGAGACATCGTGATGGTTCAAAAGGCCAATTTCTTTGGCATTGATGAGTTCAACCCTGAAGAGGTGCAAGTGGGTGATGTTGTCGTTTATGATGCGGCATGGTATGACCAGCCGGTGATTCACAGGGTCATCAACATTACGGACATTAATGGAACTACGATGTATGTGATTAAGGGGGATAACAATGACCGTGCAGACCCTTATTATGTTAAAGCAAGCCAAATACAGGAAAAAGTAGTGACATTAGGCGATAATTTGGTTGTCATTCCAAAAATTGGTTATCTTTCCCTCTGGCTAAGAGGTTTATAA
- the hemL gene encoding glutamate-1-semialdehyde 2,1-aminomutase, translating to MYSEELFNESKKYFPGGVNSPVRAFKPYPFFVKSAGGSKITDEDGKTYIDHCLAYGPLILGHANPKVVREVSNQLTIGTAYGAPTENEITLAKEVIDRIPSAEMVRFCNSGTEATMSAIRLARGFTGRDKIVKFEGAYHGAHDYVLVKGGSGAATLPDSPGIPEDTTKNTLSVPFNDEEALTELIEKEGENIACIIMEVVMGNVGCIEPKPGFLEFIRKITEENNIVLIFDEVITGFRASRGGAQEYYGVTPDLTTLGKIVGGGLPMGAFCGKKEIMELIAPQGPVYQAGTFSGNPISVQAGISTMAQLDDSFYKELERKGNFLRGNIQSIIDDEGYNVQPVGLASMFQIYFNPAPVYNYADAQESDRKIFLRYFKTLLKEGIFIPPSQFECNFISNAHSMEDLQKTSDAIELGLGAAFKKRRR from the coding sequence ATGTATTCCGAAGAATTGTTCAATGAATCAAAAAAGTATTTCCCTGGCGGAGTAAATTCTCCTGTAAGGGCTTTTAAACCTTATCCATTTTTTGTTAAAAGTGCTGGTGGATCTAAAATCACAGATGAAGATGGTAAAACTTACATAGACCATTGTTTAGCTTATGGTCCTTTAATTTTGGGTCATGCTAATCCTAAAGTTGTAAGGGAAGTTTCCAACCAATTGACTATCGGTACAGCCTATGGCGCTCCTACCGAAAATGAGATTACCCTTGCAAAAGAGGTCATTGACAGGATTCCATCCGCTGAAATGGTGAGATTCTGTAATAGTGGAACCGAAGCCACAATGAGTGCAATCAGATTGGCACGTGGTTTCACAGGCAGGGACAAGATAGTTAAGTTTGAAGGGGCATATCATGGAGCTCATGATTATGTGCTTGTTAAAGGCGGTTCCGGAGCTGCAACTCTTCCTGACAGTCCGGGCATACCTGAAGACACTACTAAAAACACATTGTCAGTCCCGTTCAATGATGAAGAGGCTCTCACCGAACTGATTGAGAAAGAAGGAGAAAACATTGCCTGTATCATTATGGAAGTGGTAATGGGTAATGTCGGTTGCATTGAACCAAAACCAGGATTTTTAGAGTTTATTAGAAAAATCACAGAAGAGAATAACATAGTTTTAATATTTGATGAGGTGATCACCGGTTTTAGAGCTTCCCGTGGAGGAGCTCAGGAATATTATGGCGTCACTCCTGATTTAACCACATTGGGTAAGATTGTCGGTGGAGGACTTCCAATGGGAGCATTCTGTGGTAAAAAAGAGATTATGGAATTGATAGCTCCACAAGGTCCGGTTTATCAGGCAGGAACATTTTCCGGAAATCCGATATCTGTCCAGGCGGGCATTTCCACAATGGCACAATTGGATGACTCTTTCTATAAGGAATTGGAAAGAAAAGGCAATTTCCTTAGAGGAAACATTCAATCAATCATTGATGATGAGGGCTATAACGTTCAGCCTGTTGGACTCGCTTCAATGTTTCAAATTTATTTCAATCCTGCACCAGTTTACAATTATGCCGATGCGCAGGAATCTGACAGAAAGATATTCTTGAGATACTTTAAGACATTATTGAAAGAAGGCATATTCATCCCTCCATCTCAATTTGAGTGTAATTTCATTTCAAATGCTCATAGTATGGAGGATTTACAAAAGACTTCTGATGCTATTGAATTAGGATTGGGAGCAGCATTCAAAAAAAGAAGAAGGTAA
- a CDS encoding cobalt-precorrin-8 methylmutase, which yields MTDKMFMGASTKQGLDIANKSREIIRGLIGDDVKDLEPIERDIVERIVHSTADPEYAKLVKISPDFVDAAMASLRNKETILTDINMVKYGITRYEGEVECYIKNEEVVKIAKENQITRAAAAMRYAASNDFEGIVVSGNAPTAVFEAMDLYAKGEMNLKAIVGVPVGFVGAADSKEALHNSEIPNIIVEGPKGGTPIAVACVNSLIQHL from the coding sequence ATCAACTAAACAAGGTTTGGATATTGCAAACAAAAGTCGTGAAATTATCCGTGGCCTTATTGGAGATGATGTCAAAGATTTAGAACCTATAGAAAGAGACATCGTTGAAAGGATTGTACACTCAACTGCAGATCCTGAATATGCAAAATTGGTTAAAATCAGTCCCGATTTTGTAGATGCAGCTATGGCTTCCCTTAGAAATAAGGAGACCATTTTAACTGACATTAACATGGTTAAATATGGAATCACAAGATATGAAGGGGAAGTTGAGTGTTATATCAAAAACGAGGAAGTAGTCAAAATCGCAAAGGAAAATCAGATTACAAGAGCGGCTGCAGCAATGCGTTATGCAGCTTCAAATGATTTTGAAGGTATTGTCGTTTCAGGTAATGCTCCAACCGCTGTTTTTGAAGCTATGGACTTATATGCAAAAGGTGAAATGAATCTTAAAGCTATTGTCGGAGTTCCAGTTGGTTTTGTAGGAGCCGCAGATTCAAAAGAGGCTTTACACAATTCAGAAATTCCAAACATTATTGTTGAAGGACCTAAAGGCGGAACACCGATTGCTGTAGCATGTGTAAACTCATTAATACAACATTTATAG